The following proteins are encoded in a genomic region of Montipora foliosa isolate CH-2021 chromosome 10, ASM3666993v2, whole genome shotgun sequence:
- the LOC137973336 gene encoding ras-related protein rapA-like encodes MKHRYILTRYHRTSFEIALFGAASVGKTSLVRRSFTGEFEMIYTPTVEDYYSHEIHQSNYVRVLNATDCAGSFQFPAMREVTIRKAAGIVLVFSLDSEFTFRELYRILDEIISLRGEDGVPIVLVGNKKDLHMREVGGEQIAELISLYRSDKVPIRYVETSAKDNFNVDEVFNQLLRLMLPETPSKKRKFKIGGLKKAKEKCNVM; translated from the coding sequence ATGAAACATCGCTATATATTAACCAGATACCACCGAACTTCTTTTGAAATTGCTTTGTTTGGAGCAGCTAGTGTTGGCAAAACGTCCTTGGTTCGACGCTCGTTTACAGGAGAGTTTGAAATGATATACACACCAACAGTGGAAGACTACTACAGCCACGAGATACACCAAAGCAATTACGTTAGGGTTCTTAATGCTACAGACTGTGCTGGGAGCTTTCAGTTCCCTGCTATGAGAGAGGTGACAATCCGCAAAGCTGCTGGTATAGTGCTTGTATTCTCACTCGACAGTGAATTTACGTTTCGAGAGCTGTATAGAATACTGGATGAAATTATCTCACTACGAGGCGAAGATGGCGTACCTATCGTTTTAGTTGGGAATAAAAAAGACTTGCACATGCGAGAAGTTGGAGGGGAACAAATCGCAGAGTTGATATCATTATACCGTTCGGATAAAGTTCCAATTCGATATGTTGAGACCTCAGCCAAGGACAATTTCAATGTTGATGAAGTTTTTAATCAACTTCTTAGACTGATGCTGCCTGAGACACCTTCAAAGAAGAGAAAGTTCAAGATTGGAGGCTTAAAGAAAGCCAAAGAAAAATGTAATGTGATGTAA
- the LOC137973158 gene encoding transmembrane protein 69-like — protein sequence MAVLRALFCETATFNILYAPCLFRGKNLWSKKFLSQSIIQSINQDQTIFHKGFVIQETSHPLSLHVRPLSIQSTERFFTDLKSSPPSAFFLGFSGAIPFCGLAGMSVIFPEFMGSIVHAQQAYGACILSFLGAIHWGYALAEGSKPKPTWSTLGYSVSPSLIAWISLLLNPFPGLVTLCVGLAFALSKDLKTPYFPAWYYALRKALSTLAVTSLGFTAVVFYFY from the exons atggcggtgtTACGGGCGCTCTTCTGTGAGACAGCAACTTTCAATATCCTTTACGCACCTTGCTTGTTCAGAGGCAAAAATCTATGGAGTAAAAAATTTTTATCGCAAAGTATCATACAAAGTATAAATCAGGACCAGACGATTTTCCATAAG GGTTTTGTAATTCAAGAGACAAGTCACCCACTATCACTTCATGTCAGACCTCTGAGTATCCAATCAACAGAAAGGTTCTTTACAGACCTAAAATCCAGTCCTCCTTCTGCATTTTTTCTTGGATTCTCTGGAGCTATTCCTTTTTGTGGCTTGGCTGGGATGTCAGTCATTTTTCCTGAATTCATGGGATCAATAGTGCATGCGCAACAAGCTTACGGAGCATGCATACTGTCTTTTCTTGGTGCAATACATTGGGGATATGCATTGGCCGAAGGAAGCAAACCAAAGCCAACTTGGAGCACTCTTGGCTACAGTGTGTCACCATCACTTATTGCATGGATATCATTGCTTTTAAATCCATTTCCTGGACTGGTGACGTTATGTGTTGGACTTGCCTTTGCATTATCAAAAGATTTAAAGACACCTTATTTTCCAGCCTGGTATTATGCCTTAAGGAAAGCCCTGTCCACATTGGCAGTAACATCTTTAGGGTTCACTGcagttgtgttttatttttattaa